CTGAACGGATTTGATCAGCGCATCCAGATTGCAGCCCGGGAATTCCATCACCGCCCGGCACCGATCGCAGACGATGTGATGGGCATGACCCGCGCTGGCGGGGGCGTAGGAGTGGCAGCCGTCCACGCGGTGCATCTTGCGGACATGCCCGCATCCCGCCAGCACCTCCAGGGCGCGGTAGACGGTGACCAGCCCGGTCTTGGGATAGTACCGCCGGGCGCGCCGAAGGATTTGGTCCGGGGTGAGGCTGGTGGGGGTTTCGG
This portion of the Anaerolineales bacterium genome encodes:
- a CDS encoding transcriptional repressor, which produces MDASDRIGLWTADLHKEGHRLTAPRRAVIRVLAETPTSLTPDQILRRARRYYPKTGLVTVYRALEVLAGCGHVRKMHRVDGCHSYAPASAGHAHHIVCDRCRAVMEFPGCNLDALIKSVQRRTGYAVRGHWLELSGLCPRCRKTE